In Vibrio celticus, one genomic interval encodes:
- the pfkA gene encoding 6-phosphofructokinase, translating into MIKKIGVLTSGGDAPGMNAAVRGVVRTALSVGIEVYGIYDGYQGLVEDRIEKLDRSSVSDVINRGGTFLGSARFPEFKDVAVREKGIENLKKHGIEALVVIGGDGSYMGAKKLTEMGYPCIGLPGTIDNDIAGTDYTIGYLTALNTVIDSIDRLRDTSSSHQRISIVEIMGRHCGDLTLMSAIAGGCEYIITPETGLDKQQLISNIQDGIAKGKKHAIIALTELMMDANELAKEIESSTGRETRATVLGHIQRGGRPTAFDRVLASRMGNYAVHLLQEGHGGRCVGIEKEELVHHDIIDCIENMQNPDRSELFRVAEELF; encoded by the coding sequence ATGATTAAGAAGATCGGTGTTTTGACCAGTGGTGGTGACGCTCCAGGTATGAACGCAGCAGTTCGCGGCGTTGTTCGTACTGCGTTATCAGTTGGCATTGAAGTTTACGGTATTTACGATGGCTACCAAGGCCTTGTTGAAGACCGTATCGAAAAGCTTGACCGTTCAAGCGTATCTGACGTGATCAACCGTGGTGGTACTTTCTTAGGTTCTGCACGTTTCCCTGAATTTAAAGACGTTGCTGTTCGTGAGAAAGGCATTGAGAACCTTAAGAAGCACGGCATCGAAGCACTTGTTGTTATCGGTGGTGACGGTTCTTACATGGGTGCTAAAAAACTGACTGAAATGGGTTACCCATGTATCGGTCTTCCAGGCACAATCGATAACGATATCGCGGGTACTGACTACACAATCGGCTACCTAACAGCGCTTAACACTGTTATTGATTCAATTGACCGTCTACGTGACACGTCTTCTTCTCACCAACGTATTTCTATTGTTGAAATCATGGGCCGTCACTGTGGTGACCTTACGCTTATGTCAGCAATCGCGGGTGGTTGTGAGTACATCATTACTCCAGAGACTGGCCTAGATAAACAACAGCTTATCAGCAACATCCAAGATGGTATTGCTAAAGGTAAGAAGCACGCAATCATCGCTCTAACTGAGCTAATGATGGATGCGAACGAACTGGCTAAAGAGATTGAATCTTCAACTGGTCGTGAAACTCGTGCAACGGTTCTTGGTCACATCCAACGTGGTGGTCGTCCTACTGCATTTGACCGTGTACTGGCTTCTCGCATGGGTAACTACGCTGTTCACCTTCTTCAAGAAGGTCACGGTGGTCGTTGTGTTGGTATCGAGAAAGAAGAACTTGTTCACCACGACATCATCGACTGTATCGAGAACATGCAGAACCCAGACCGTTCTGAGCTGTTCCGCGTTGCAGAAGAGTTGTTCTAA
- the tpiA gene encoding triose-phosphate isomerase: protein MRHPVVMGNWKLNGSKEMVVDLLNGLNAELEGVTGVDVAVAPPALFVDLAERTLTEAGSAIILGAQNSDLNNSGAFTGDMSPAMLKEFGASHIIIGHSERREYHNESDEFVAKKFAFLKENGLTPVLCIGESEAQNEAGETVAVCARQLDAVINTQGVEALEGAIIAYEPIWAIGTGKAATAEDAQRIHAQIRAHIAEKSEEVAKKVVIQYGGSVKPENAAAYFAQPDIDGALVGGAALDAKSFAAIAKAAAEAKA, encoded by the coding sequence ATGCGTCATCCTGTAGTTATGGGTAACTGGAAACTAAACGGCAGCAAAGAAATGGTTGTTGATCTACTAAACGGTCTTAACGCTGAACTTGAAGGCGTAACAGGCGTAGACGTAGCAGTTGCTCCACCAGCACTTTTCGTTGATCTTGCTGAGCGTACGCTTACTGAAGCTGGCAGCGCGATCATCCTAGGTGCTCAAAACTCTGACCTAAACAACAGCGGTGCATTCACTGGCGACATGTCTCCAGCAATGCTTAAAGAGTTCGGCGCATCTCACATCATCATCGGTCACTCTGAGCGTCGTGAATACCACAACGAATCAGATGAGTTCGTAGCTAAGAAATTCGCATTCCTAAAAGAGAACGGCCTAACTCCAGTTCTTTGTATCGGTGAATCTGAAGCACAAAACGAAGCCGGCGAAACTGTTGCTGTATGTGCTCGTCAACTTGACGCTGTTATCAACACTCAAGGTGTTGAAGCTCTTGAAGGCGCTATCATCGCTTACGAACCAATCTGGGCTATCGGTACTGGTAAAGCAGCTACCGCTGAAGATGCACAACGCATCCACGCTCAAATCCGTGCACACATCGCAGAGAAATCTGAAGAAGTTGCTAAGAAAGTTGTTATCCAATACGGCGGTTCTGTTAAGCCAGAAAACGCAGCAGCTTACTTCGCACAACCAGACATCGACGGTGCTCTAGTTGGCGGCGCAGCGCTAGACGCGAAAAGCTTCGCAGCTATCGCTAAAGCAGCAGCTGAAGCAAAAGCTTAA
- a CDS encoding 5-carboxymethyl-2-hydroxymuconate Delta-isomerase, with product MPNLVLEYSNSVDERVNIQGLLEDLHQVALTCGLFDVPSVKSRSLRCHNWLVGDEEDSVDFIHISFELLSGRTEEQKRELSRSLMQILQEQASHVRSLTVNIRDMDKSCFQKVIN from the coding sequence ATGCCGAATCTAGTTCTAGAGTACTCCAATTCAGTGGATGAGCGAGTAAATATCCAAGGCTTACTGGAAGATCTCCACCAAGTTGCTCTCACATGTGGCTTGTTTGATGTGCCATCAGTGAAATCTCGTTCACTGCGTTGCCATAATTGGTTGGTCGGTGATGAGGAAGATAGTGTAGACTTTATTCATATCAGCTTTGAGTTACTTTCGGGACGAACGGAAGAGCAAAAGCGAGAATTGTCACGATCGTTAATGCAGATCCTGCAAGAACAAGCGAGTCATGTAAGAAGCTTAACGGTGAATATTCGTGATATGGATAAAAGTTGCTTTCAAAAAGTAATAAACTAA
- a CDS encoding DUF805 domain-containing protein, with amino-acid sequence MSMKELLLSFKGRIGRKTYWIWNVFYYIAITGFASGISVLFPAYSYILLPIVLLMLVIPDLAVTAKRWHDRNKSNYWLLLNVPLVLGRLASPMVATTTEPVSPIHMAATVAALVCGFWILIECGLLKGTEGRNDYGEDPCKY; translated from the coding sequence ATGTCGATGAAAGAATTACTGCTCTCTTTCAAGGGGAGAATTGGTCGTAAGACTTACTGGATTTGGAATGTTTTCTACTACATAGCGATTACCGGTTTTGCTTCAGGTATCTCTGTGTTGTTCCCTGCTTACTCTTATATCCTGCTACCAATCGTCCTATTGATGCTTGTGATCCCAGACCTTGCGGTAACCGCTAAGCGCTGGCACGACCGCAATAAGTCTAATTACTGGCTACTATTGAATGTGCCATTAGTATTGGGTCGTTTAGCTTCGCCAATGGTTGCAACGACGACAGAGCCGGTATCGCCAATTCATATGGCGGCAACCGTCGCGGCATTAGTGTGTGGTTTCTGGATTCTGATTGAGTGTGGTTTGTTGAAAGGTACAGAAGGCCGTAATGACTACGGCGAAGACCCATGTAAATATTGA
- a CDS encoding DUF3135 domain-containing protein, with amino-acid sequence MAHPQPAQKLPPFDELVQLAKSDPKAFNQFKHEMCEQMICSASDVMQDRLRAQQSHIDLVVSRCKNPHHANVVLMQELRCQVCKFQDALEGRCGFEESLPENVVPFKPNTEPKMY; translated from the coding sequence ATGGCGCATCCACAACCCGCTCAAAAACTGCCACCCTTTGATGAACTTGTCCAACTCGCGAAAAGCGACCCGAAAGCATTCAATCAATTCAAACACGAGATGTGCGAACAGATGATTTGTTCGGCTTCAGACGTGATGCAAGACCGACTTCGCGCGCAGCAAAGTCACATCGACTTAGTGGTTAGCCGTTGTAAAAACCCACACCACGCCAATGTCGTACTCATGCAAGAGCTGCGCTGTCAGGTCTGTAAGTTCCAAGATGCACTCGAAGGGCGCTGCGGCTTTGAAGAATCTCTGCCTGAAAATGTCGTGCCTTTTAAGCCGAATACCGAACCTAAAATGTACTGA
- a CDS encoding helix-turn-helix transcriptional regulator: MKTSDRILQTIKRQGAVTAKQLSEEFGMTTMGARQHLQSLEDDGILAFHDVKVKVGRPTRHWSLTQQGHSQFSDRHGELTIQVIDAVENLFGKEGLAKVAAEREQHTLKQYQTALSGCDSLISKLKKLTQLREDEGYMAELQEHDEHYILIENHCPICKAATRCPSLCQSELNVFTELLKDECHVSRTEHIIAGERRCTYTLTPAL, from the coding sequence ATGAAAACAAGCGACAGAATCTTACAGACCATTAAGCGTCAAGGCGCGGTAACCGCGAAACAACTGTCAGAAGAATTTGGCATGACGACAATGGGGGCAAGGCAACATCTGCAAAGCCTGGAAGATGACGGTATTCTTGCGTTTCATGATGTGAAAGTGAAAGTGGGTCGCCCGACTCGCCACTGGTCCCTGACTCAACAAGGTCATAGCCAATTTTCAGACCGACATGGTGAACTCACCATTCAAGTGATTGATGCTGTCGAGAATCTATTTGGTAAAGAAGGGCTGGCTAAGGTTGCTGCCGAGCGTGAACAACACACTCTTAAGCAGTATCAAACTGCGCTGTCTGGCTGTGATTCACTCATCAGCAAGCTTAAAAAACTCACCCAGCTTCGTGAAGACGAAGGCTACATGGCTGAGCTTCAAGAGCATGATGAACACTACATCTTGATTGAGAACCACTGCCCTATCTGTAAGGCTGCAACTCGCTGCCCTAGCCTGTGCCAATCTGAGCTCAACGTGTTTACTGAGTTACTAAAAGATGAGTGTCACGTGAGCCGTACAGAGCACATCATTGCTGGCGAACGACGCTGCACTTACACCTTAACACCCGCCCTTTGA
- the glpX gene encoding class II fructose-bisphosphatase: MKRDLAMSFSRVTEGAALAGYKWLGRGDKNAADGAAVEVMRSLLNKTEISGEIVIGEGEIDDAPMLYIGENVGVGGDAVDIAVDPIEGTRMTAMGQSNALAVLAAGEKGSFLKAPDMYMEKLVVGPGAKGVIDLELPLTENLENIAKALGKTLDTLVVTTLAKPRHDQIIADMQAMGVRVFAVPDGDVAASILTCMPDSEVDVMYCIGGAPEGVVSAAVIRALDGDMHGRLLPRHEVKGDTEENRKHGELELERCAEMGVTAGIVLKMEDMARSDNVVFSATGITKGDLLEGISRQGNIATTETLLIRGRCRTIRRIKSIHYLERKDPEVVGHIL; the protein is encoded by the coding sequence ATGAAACGCGATTTAGCAATGTCATTCTCTCGTGTCACAGAAGGTGCAGCACTGGCTGGTTACAAGTGGCTTGGCCGTGGCGATAAAAACGCTGCAGATGGCGCTGCTGTAGAAGTAATGCGTAGCCTATTAAACAAAACCGAAATTAGCGGTGAGATTGTTATCGGCGAAGGTGAAATCGATGATGCACCTATGCTATACATCGGCGAAAACGTAGGTGTGGGCGGCGACGCTGTCGACATCGCAGTTGACCCAATTGAAGGGACACGCATGACAGCAATGGGCCAATCAAATGCATTGGCTGTATTGGCTGCGGGCGAAAAAGGCAGCTTCCTTAAAGCACCTGATATGTACATGGAAAAGTTGGTTGTTGGCCCTGGCGCTAAAGGCGTGATTGACCTAGAACTGCCACTAACAGAAAACCTAGAAAACATCGCGAAAGCACTAGGTAAAACACTCGATACTCTAGTTGTAACCACGCTTGCTAAGCCTCGTCACGATCAAATCATCGCCGACATGCAAGCTATGGGCGTTCGTGTATTTGCTGTGCCAGACGGTGATGTTGCGGCCTCTATATTAACGTGTATGCCAGACAGCGAAGTAGACGTCATGTACTGCATCGGCGGCGCACCTGAAGGTGTTGTTTCGGCTGCGGTAATTCGCGCACTCGACGGCGACATGCACGGTCGTCTTCTACCTCGCCACGAAGTGAAAGGCGACACAGAAGAGAACCGCAAGCACGGTGAACTTGAACTTGAGCGCTGCGCAGAAATGGGCGTAACGGCGGGTATCGTATTGAAGATGGAAGACATGGCACGCAGCGACAACGTTGTATTCTCAGCAACAGGCATCACTAAGGGTGACTTGCTAGAAGGTATTTCTCGTCAAGGTAATATCGCAACCACAGAAACCCTGCTTATCCGTGGCCGCTGCCGTACAATTCGCCGCATCAAATCTATCCACTACCTAGAGCGTAAAGATCCAGAAGTAGTAGGTCATATCCTGTAA
- the zapB gene encoding cell division protein ZapB — translation MSFEVLEQLEAKIQTAVDTIALLQMEVEELKEEKQALATEAGELKASRHELEQKTQQMQEEHSAWQDRIRNLLGKMDEVE, via the coding sequence ATGTCTTTTGAAGTACTAGAGCAGCTAGAAGCAAAAATTCAAACAGCAGTAGATACAATTGCACTTCTTCAAATGGAAGTGGAAGAGCTTAAAGAAGAGAAACAAGCACTAGCAACAGAAGCTGGTGAGCTTAAAGCAAGCCGTCACGAGCTAGAGCAAAAAACTCAGCAAATGCAGGAAGAGCATTCAGCATGGCAAGATCGCATCCGTAACCTTCTTGGTAAAATGGATGAAGTAGAGTAA
- the rraA gene encoding ribonuclease E activity regulator RraA: MEYNTSALCDIYLDQVDVVEPMFSNFGGRASFAGQITTLKCFEDNALIRSVLEQDGLGRVLLIDGGGSLRKALIDAEIALLAEDNEWEGIVVYGCVREVDELEDMNLGIQALASIPVGASQEGIGELDVPVNFGSVTFLPEDCLYADNTGIILSAEPLDVELDLDVEEEDVE, translated from the coding sequence ATGGAATACAACACTTCAGCACTGTGCGACATATATTTGGATCAAGTTGATGTCGTGGAGCCAATGTTCAGCAACTTCGGTGGACGTGCATCCTTCGCAGGACAGATCACGACATTAAAGTGTTTTGAAGACAACGCTTTGATTCGCTCTGTACTAGAGCAAGACGGTCTGGGACGTGTGTTGTTAATCGATGGTGGCGGCTCACTACGTAAAGCGCTGATCGATGCTGAGATAGCCCTACTTGCCGAAGACAATGAGTGGGAAGGGATTGTGGTTTACGGCTGCGTTCGTGAAGTCGATGAGCTTGAAGACATGAACCTAGGTATCCAAGCCTTGGCTTCTATCCCTGTTGGTGCGAGCCAAGAAGGTATCGGTGAATTAGACGTTCCAGTGAACTTTGGCAGCGTGACCTTCTTACCTGAAGATTGCCTCTACGCAGACAACACCGGCATCATTCTTTCTGCCGAACCTCTAGATGTAGAACTCGATTTGGATGTCGAGGAAGAAGACGTCGAGTAA
- a CDS encoding 1,4-dihydroxy-2-naphthoate polyprenyltransferase produces the protein MKQSLLIWLDAARPKTLPLALVSILTGSSLAFAGGQFSLSIALLAFLTATLLQILSNLANDYGDAVKGTDNENRLGPTRAMQSGAVTAKTMKQAIILNIVFTMVAGLILIFHALTSIESILSFIALGILAIVAAIAYTVGNKPYGYIGLGDLSVFIFFGLLGVSGTYFLHTGHVEPSLFLPALGCGLMAVAVLNINNMRDIENDSECGKRTMAVRLGQRKAKHYHFALLGLALASFAIYLLIQEKPVWISLPFLLSIIIVYKHGKAVWETEKPAQIAPMMPVIVKCSLVTNLLFAGVVVAQTLLS, from the coding sequence ATGAAACAATCTCTACTGATCTGGCTTGATGCCGCACGACCAAAAACTCTGCCTCTCGCACTTGTCTCTATTCTTACAGGAAGTAGTTTAGCGTTCGCCGGTGGTCAGTTTTCTTTATCGATAGCCCTACTGGCATTTTTAACCGCCACCCTATTACAGATTTTATCGAACCTAGCCAATGACTATGGCGACGCAGTAAAAGGCACAGACAACGAAAATCGTCTGGGGCCAACACGTGCCATGCAATCTGGCGCGGTAACAGCGAAAACCATGAAGCAAGCGATCATCCTCAACATCGTGTTTACCATGGTCGCTGGGCTGATTCTTATTTTTCATGCCTTAACCTCGATTGAAAGTATCTTATCTTTCATTGCGTTAGGCATATTAGCCATTGTTGCTGCCATCGCTTATACCGTCGGTAATAAGCCTTATGGCTATATTGGCCTTGGCGACTTATCGGTATTTATCTTCTTCGGTTTATTAGGTGTTTCAGGGACTTACTTCTTGCACACTGGCCATGTTGAACCAAGCCTATTCCTTCCGGCATTGGGCTGTGGCTTGATGGCGGTTGCGGTACTCAATATCAACAACATGCGTGATATCGAAAACGACAGCGAATGTGGTAAGCGCACCATGGCGGTTCGCCTAGGACAACGCAAAGCCAAACACTATCATTTTGCTCTGCTTGGCCTCGCCCTTGCGTCTTTCGCTATCTACCTGCTTATTCAAGAAAAGCCGGTCTGGATCAGCCTGCCGTTTTTGCTAAGCATTATTATTGTTTACAAGCATGGCAAAGCCGTTTGGGAAACCGAAAAGCCAGCGCAGATTGCACCAATGATGCCCGTGATTGTGAAATGCTCACTGGTCACTAACCTATTGTTTGCAGGGGTTGTCGTAGCTCAAACTCTATTGAGTTAA
- the hslU gene encoding HslU--HslV peptidase ATPase subunit — translation MSEMTPREIVHELNRHIIGQDNAKRSVAIALRNRWRRMQLEESLRVEVSPKNILMIGPTGVGKTEIARRLAKLANAPFIKVEATKFTEVGYVGKEVETIIRDLTDVAIKMTHQQAMEKVQYRAEEQAEERILDALLPPARDAWGQNEQSTEDTTSSNTRQIFRKKLREGKLDDKEIEVDVAAPQMGVEIMSPPGMEEMTNQLQGMFQNLAGDTKKKRKMKIKDAFKALTEEEAAKLVNQEELKENAIFNAENNGIVFIDEIDKICKRGDSSGPDVSREGVQRDLLPLIEGSTVSTKHGMVKTDHILFITSGAFQVAKPSDLIPELQGRLPIRVELEALSAHDFKRILTEPKASLTEQYIALMKTEDVNIEFTEDGINQIADAAWRVNETTENIGARRLHTVMERLMDEISFEATDKAGSKLVIDEAYVTSKLGEFVEDEDLSRFIL, via the coding sequence ATGTCTGAGATGACTCCTCGCGAAATTGTTCACGAACTCAATCGCCACATTATCGGCCAAGACAACGCTAAGCGCTCAGTGGCTATCGCTCTTCGTAACCGCTGGCGCCGTATGCAGCTTGAAGAAAGCCTACGTGTTGAAGTATCGCCAAAAAACATCCTGATGATTGGCCCAACGGGTGTAGGTAAAACTGAAATCGCTCGCCGCCTAGCGAAATTAGCAAACGCGCCTTTCATCAAGGTAGAAGCGACTAAGTTCACCGAAGTGGGTTACGTTGGTAAAGAAGTTGAAACCATCATCCGTGATCTAACGGACGTTGCGATCAAGATGACGCACCAACAAGCGATGGAAAAAGTACAATACCGCGCTGAAGAACAAGCTGAAGAACGCATTCTTGATGCCCTTCTACCACCAGCGCGTGATGCTTGGGGTCAGAACGAGCAATCAACTGAAGACACCACTTCTTCAAACACTCGTCAGATTTTCCGCAAGAAACTGCGTGAAGGTAAGCTAGATGACAAAGAGATTGAAGTTGATGTAGCCGCACCGCAAATGGGCGTTGAAATCATGTCACCTCCAGGCATGGAAGAGATGACAAACCAGCTGCAAGGCATGTTCCAAAACCTAGCGGGCGACACCAAGAAAAAGCGTAAGATGAAAATCAAAGACGCATTCAAAGCACTGACGGAAGAAGAAGCTGCGAAGCTTGTGAACCAAGAAGAGCTGAAAGAGAACGCGATCTTCAACGCTGAAAACAACGGCATCGTATTCATCGATGAGATCGACAAAATCTGTAAGCGTGGCGACAGCTCAGGCCCAGACGTATCTCGCGAAGGTGTTCAGCGTGACCTACTGCCTCTTATCGAAGGCAGCACAGTATCAACCAAGCACGGCATGGTTAAAACTGACCACATCTTGTTTATCACATCAGGCGCATTCCAAGTGGCTAAGCCATCTGACCTGATCCCTGAACTGCAAGGTCGTCTGCCAATCCGCGTAGAACTTGAAGCACTATCAGCACATGACTTCAAACGCATCCTGACTGAGCCAAAAGCATCGCTAACAGAGCAATACATTGCCCTAATGAAAACAGAAGATGTCAACATTGAGTTCACTGAAGATGGCATCAACCAGATTGCGGACGCAGCATGGCGCGTAAACGAAACCACTGAGAACATCGGTGCGCGTCGTCTACACACAGTGATGGAGCGTCTAATGGATGAGATTTCATTCGAAGCAACAGACAAAGCTGGCAGCAAGCTAGTGATTGATGAAGCTTACGTAACATCGAAACTTGGCGAATTCGTTGAAGACGAAGACCTAAGCCGCTTCATCCTGTAG
- the hslV gene encoding ATP-dependent protease subunit HslV, whose translation MTTIVSVRRNNKVVIAGDGQVSLGNTVMKGNARKVRRLYNNKVLAGFAGGTADAFTLFEKFESKLQMHQGHLTKAAVELAKDWRSDRALRKLEALLAVADETASLIITGNGDVVQPENDLIAIGSGGNFAQAAATALLENTDLDAREIAEKSLNIAGDICVFTNHHHTIEELESTVELPKPE comes from the coding sequence GTGACTACCATTGTATCTGTACGTCGTAATAATAAAGTCGTCATCGCGGGTGATGGACAAGTATCTCTAGGCAATACTGTAATGAAGGGCAATGCCCGTAAAGTACGTCGCCTATACAACAACAAAGTACTGGCAGGCTTTGCTGGCGGTACTGCTGATGCTTTCACGCTATTCGAAAAATTTGAAAGCAAGCTACAAATGCACCAAGGCCACCTGACCAAAGCTGCCGTTGAGCTAGCGAAGGATTGGCGTAGCGACCGTGCTCTACGTAAGTTAGAAGCACTGTTAGCAGTAGCGGATGAGACCGCTTCACTGATCATCACAGGTAACGGTGACGTAGTTCAACCTGAGAACGACCTGATTGCGATCGGTTCGGGCGGTAACTTCGCTCAAGCAGCCGCTACTGCACTATTAGAAAATACTGATTTAGATGCGCGTGAAATCGCAGAGAAGTCGCTGAACATTGCGGGCGATATCTGTGTCTTCACCAACCATCACCACACTATTGAAGAACTAGAAAGCACCGTTGAGCTGCCAAAGCCAGAGTAA
- a CDS encoding SPOR domain-containing protein, which yields MANRDYVKRGRGTKKPTKKQAPRRKPWRSGLLAILLAGGFGYGLYLLSNDPEPPAPTPVATKPKPKPKPAKVIPPPPEEKWDYVETLPSREIEVKAKEQQISKIPYIMQCGAYKTSSQAEARKLDIAFQGISSEIRKKDGSSWYRVVLGPYKLKRDAERDRHKLQRAKIEPCAIWKDTD from the coding sequence GTGGCTAATAGAGATTATGTAAAGCGCGGTCGTGGCACGAAAAAACCGACCAAAAAACAAGCCCCTCGCCGTAAACCTTGGCGCAGTGGTCTTTTGGCGATCCTCCTTGCCGGTGGTTTTGGTTACGGACTTTACCTATTGAGTAATGATCCTGAGCCGCCTGCACCAACGCCTGTGGCAACCAAACCAAAACCTAAGCCAAAACCTGCGAAAGTGATTCCGCCGCCTCCTGAAGAGAAGTGGGACTACGTTGAAACGCTGCCAAGCCGCGAGATTGAAGTAAAAGCCAAAGAGCAGCAGATCTCTAAGATCCCTTACATCATGCAATGTGGCGCTTACAAAACCTCGTCGCAGGCAGAAGCACGTAAGTTGGATATTGCCTTCCAAGGTATCTCAAGTGAGATCCGCAAGAAAGATGGCAGTAGCTGGTACCGTGTGGTTCTAGGTCCATACAAGTTGAAGCGCGACGCAGAGCGCGATCGCCATAAGCTGCAACGAGCGAAAATCGAACCTTGTGCTATTTGGAAAGACACCGATTAG
- the cytR gene encoding DNA-binding transcriptional regulator CytR, protein MATMKDVAQLAGVSTATVSRALMNPEKVSVSTRKRVETAVLEAGYSPNTLARNLRRNESKTIITIVPDICDPYFAEIIRGIEDAAVENDYLVLLGDSGQQKKRESSFVNLVFTKQADGMLLLGTDHPFDVSKSEQKNLPPMVMACEFAPELELPTVHIDNLTSAFEAVNYLAQLGHKRIAQISGPVSATLCKFRQQGYQQALRRAGVSMNPAYSTVGDFTFEAGAQAVRQLLALPEQPTAIFCHNDAMAIGAIQEAKKLGLRVPQDLSIVGFDDIQFAQYCDPPLTTISQPRYEIGRQAMLMMLDLLKGNDVQAGSRLLEAKLVVRGSTAPPRI, encoded by the coding sequence ATGGCGACAATGAAGGATGTTGCCCAGCTAGCAGGCGTCTCAACAGCCACGGTATCACGTGCATTGATGAACCCTGAGAAAGTCTCAGTTTCGACTCGTAAACGAGTGGAAACAGCAGTACTTGAAGCTGGATACTCACCCAATACATTAGCTAGAAACTTACGTCGCAACGAATCAAAAACCATCATCACTATCGTTCCTGATATCTGTGACCCTTATTTCGCCGAGATCATTCGTGGTATCGAAGATGCCGCAGTAGAAAATGACTACCTTGTCTTACTGGGTGATAGTGGCCAACAAAAGAAGCGTGAGTCTTCGTTTGTTAACTTAGTTTTCACCAAACAAGCTGACGGTATGCTATTGCTTGGCACTGACCATCCATTTGACGTCAGTAAGTCTGAACAAAAGAACTTACCACCAATGGTGATGGCGTGTGAGTTTGCCCCTGAACTTGAACTTCCTACCGTACACATCGATAACCTGACCTCTGCATTTGAAGCCGTGAACTACCTAGCCCAGTTAGGTCATAAGCGTATCGCTCAAATATCAGGGCCAGTATCGGCAACGCTGTGTAAGTTCCGCCAACAAGGCTATCAACAAGCGCTGCGTCGCGCTGGAGTATCAATGAACCCTGCCTATAGCACTGTCGGCGACTTTACTTTTGAAGCCGGTGCTCAAGCGGTTCGTCAATTGTTGGCACTTCCTGAACAGCCTACAGCTATCTTCTGTCACAACGATGCGATGGCGATTGGTGCGATTCAAGAAGCGAAGAAACTGGGCTTACGCGTTCCTCAAGACCTATCGATTGTCGGCTTCGATGACATCCAATTCGCTCAATACTGCGATCCACCGCTAACCACCATTTCTCAGCCTCGTTATGAGATTGGACGCCAAGCGATGTTGATGATGCTTGATCTATTAAAAGGCAACGATGTGCAAGCAGGTTCGCGTCTGCTTGAAGCTAAATTGGTGGTTCGAGGCAGTACAGCGCCGCCTCGAATATAA